Below is a window of Paremcibacter congregatus DNA.
TCAAATTTACCGCCCGGGCTTCGGCGAGGATACGGTCAATGGTCAGGTTCTCTGTCTCTAGAGTACTTTCCGTGCCCTGCACCCGGAGAATTACTGTTCCCATGTAAGGTTCCTTCCTAGAGACCGTCAAAAAGTGCAGTGGACAGATAGCGTTCGGCAAAGGAGGGAACAATCACAACGATTTTCTTACCTTTCATGGCCGGGCGTTCCGCCAGCTCCAGGGCGGCGGCGATGGCGGCGCCGGATGAAATCCCGACAGGAATACCTTCGTTCCTGGCCACCAGACGGGCGGTCTCGAAAGAAGTTTCGTTTCCGATGGTCAGAACTTCATCGACATATTCGGTGTTGAGAATTTCCGGGATAAAGCCTGCGCCAATGCCCTGAATCTTATGAGGGCCGGGTTGGCCTCCAGACAGAATCGGGCTGTCTTCCGGTTCCACGGCAACCACATGCAGGTCACTTTTCTTCGGTTTGAGCGCCTGGGCGATACCGGTAATCGTGCCGCCTGTACCGACACCTGAAACCAACACATCGATTTCGCCATTGGTATCATTCCAGATTTCCCGGGCGGTGGTGATTTCGTGGATGGCGGGGTTGGCGGGGTTGGCGAATTGTTGTGGCATTACGGCATTGCCTGCCGCGGCGACCATTTCTTCCGCCCGGGCGATGGCGCCTTTCATCCCGAGTTCCGCCGGGGTCAATTCCAGTTTGGCGCCCAGGATCAGCAGCATCTTCCGCCGTTCCAGCGACATGCTTTCAGGCATTACCAACGTCAGGTCATAGCCTTTGGCGGCACAGACAAAGGCCAACGCAATGCCGGTATTGCCGGATGTTGGCTCAATAATTTTTGTGCCTTCGGTGATTTTACCCTGTTCTTCCAGGCTGGCGATCATCGCGGCGCCGATCCGGTCTTTGACCGATGCCAGCGGATTGAAGAATTCCAGCTTCAGCAGAATTTCGGCCCCCAGATCAGAACCGAGCCGGTTCATGCGCACCAGCGGGGTATTGCCCATGGTTTCAATAATATTGTCGTAAATTTTTCCGCGGCCTTCAGTGCCGGTATCTGTAACGGACATGATCAGTCTCCTGTGGTTAGACGGGTTTCTTGCGTCTTATATATTAAATGTAAAATGCTTTGTGGAATCGGTCTCGACCCCTTCGCTGCTGGCCTGTTGACAGAGGTCCTGCAGGGTGATGTCATTCAATTGGTTCATGATGCTCTTATTTAGATCCTCAATCAATGGGTTGATCACCTTAATGCCAAGCGGGGATTGTGACAGGGTATCCTGCTTTTCCGCTTTGGTGTCCATGCTGTTGACCACCTCGACGATTTCCCCGACAGAAACACGACGTCGTTCCCGGGCGAGGTTATAGCCACCCTTTGGCCCGCGCACGCCTTTCAGTATCCCGGCCCGCACAAGTTGTTGCATGACCTGTTCGAGATAACGCTGGGGAATTTCCTGACGGCGGGTGATGTCGC
It encodes the following:
- the cysK gene encoding cysteine synthase A; amino-acid sequence: MSVTDTGTEGRGKIYDNIIETMGNTPLVRMNRLGSDLGAEILLKLEFFNPLASVKDRIGAAMIASLEEQGKITEGTKIIEPTSGNTGIALAFVCAAKGYDLTLVMPESMSLERRKMLLILGAKLELTPAELGMKGAIARAEEMVAAAGNAVMPQQFANPANPAIHEITTAREIWNDTNGEIDVLVSGVGTGGTITGIAQALKPKKSDLHVVAVEPEDSPILSGGQPGPHKIQGIGAGFIPEILNTEYVDEVLTIGNETSFETARLVARNEGIPVGISSGAAIAAALELAERPAMKGKKIVVIVPSFAERYLSTALFDGL
- a CDS encoding RrF2 family transcriptional regulator — protein: MFRLTKKMIYALEAVVDVAYNGRTGPVQSRDITRRQEIPQRYLEQVMQQLVRAGILKGVRGPKGGYNLARERRRVSVGEIVEVVNSMDTKAEKQDTLSQSPLGIKVINPLIEDLNKSIMNQLNDITLQDLCQQASSEGVETDSTKHFTFNI